In one window of Siphonobacter curvatus DNA:
- a CDS encoding SusC/RagA family TonB-linked outer membrane protein has protein sequence MRKVYLIVTTNVFLMMTHSFGQSSSTGFVTTSYLASSPTLTRRVDLALPQPGVSATDIVVSGKITDEKGAELTGVSVVLKGSTQGTTTDATGQFRITVPNSSAVLVLSFIGYISQEIVVGNQTSLTVALLPENQILNEVVVVGYGSQRKQDITSAVSVINMRDLGEQPANNPNQILQGRAPGVAVKQTSGTPGGEFQVRVRGIGSLGAGSDPVYVVDGFVVGTSVGQNLNPNDIESVSVLKDAASTAIYGARGSNGVVLITTKQAKDGKVNVNLALDHGIQTVPRSRRTAMMNGVEFAQFKKDVFMDQIRIIQKREPSQSEVPIGYRFPEQTKYSTNWFDLIMHDNAPYSDVNLAISSGAGPIKTLVSGGYYKEDGVVKNTNYDRFSLRTNLSGQVNKWLNFGLNINGSYTRQTLANTVGRLGIVGSALVMDPRATPYNADGSLVPYINGVDGVFGFPNPLYVLENVQRRRNIADLLTNGFIELSFLKYFKFKTSANIKLNNNTFKEYVPSTIGLNLASGSSGAPPQNATETDQTEELTNYSLDQLLTFKPQLPINHTLDALVGYTAQQERVRGFTGTGNTFPDDLVPFLGSASIRSANSYEFGWSLLAFLGRVNYSYKDKYLISATFRREGSSRFGANSKYGNFPAASIGWRLTEEGFMPKKAWLSDLKLRASWGVTGNNAIGNYPSLAFLGANNYILGNAFAAGKNVSSFANQNLKWEKSNQVDIGMDLALFNSKMIFNVEYYKKITNDMLLPVSIPSVSGFTTSLANIGKVENHGFEVGAEYRTTIGSFNFRTNANISFNRNKILAIKGTNDALYYGEFYSGYNVQKVGRPVGMIYGYQKIGIFNTQAEIDAAPKQDGAIPGAMRFADTNGDGVITYDTKDMVEIGNPNPAYTWAWTLAGDYKKFDFNILFLGAQDFDIYRNIESSTMNMDGVFNVQRKAKDRWRSPENPGPNPSDVHSQGGTSYFKWSRESSNRYVYDASYVWVKTITIGYNLPKFKSILSSARIFVTGNNLFLFTKYPGSNPDVSTRSTTEPSIDDEAYPVPRTIATGIKLNF, from the coding sequence ATGCGTAAAGTTTATCTGATCGTTACCACGAATGTATTCCTGATGATGACCCATTCGTTTGGTCAATCAAGTTCAACAGGATTCGTCACAACATCCTACCTGGCAAGTAGCCCAACTTTAACCCGAAGGGTTGATCTTGCTCTGCCTCAACCCGGTGTATCAGCTACTGATATAGTCGTCAGTGGAAAAATAACCGATGAAAAAGGAGCCGAATTGACTGGCGTAAGCGTGGTCTTGAAGGGTTCAACCCAAGGTACCACTACTGATGCTACCGGGCAATTTCGCATCACCGTACCTAACTCATCGGCGGTGCTCGTATTGAGTTTCATCGGCTACATCAGCCAGGAAATTGTAGTGGGCAACCAGACTTCACTCACCGTTGCTCTATTACCAGAGAATCAGATCCTGAATGAAGTGGTGGTGGTAGGCTACGGCTCGCAGCGAAAACAGGATATAACCTCGGCCGTATCAGTCATTAATATGCGTGACCTGGGGGAGCAGCCTGCCAACAACCCGAACCAAATTCTGCAGGGCAGGGCACCGGGCGTTGCTGTTAAGCAGACCAGTGGTACGCCCGGTGGGGAGTTCCAGGTGCGGGTCAGAGGAATTGGCTCACTAGGGGCCGGCAGTGATCCAGTCTACGTAGTTGACGGATTTGTCGTAGGCACGTCAGTGGGACAGAATTTAAATCCCAACGATATTGAAAGCGTCTCGGTATTAAAAGATGCCGCTTCTACGGCTATTTATGGGGCCCGAGGGTCTAACGGCGTGGTGCTCATTACCACCAAACAGGCCAAAGACGGAAAAGTAAACGTCAATTTGGCCCTCGACCACGGCATTCAGACCGTCCCCAGGTCAAGACGAACGGCGATGATGAACGGAGTTGAGTTCGCCCAGTTCAAAAAAGATGTTTTCATGGATCAGATTCGCATCATTCAGAAGCGTGAACCCTCGCAGAGCGAAGTGCCCATCGGCTATCGGTTTCCCGAACAGACCAAATATTCGACCAACTGGTTTGATTTGATCATGCACGATAACGCACCGTATTCTGATGTGAACCTGGCCATTTCTTCGGGAGCTGGCCCCATCAAAACCCTAGTATCAGGGGGCTATTACAAAGAAGATGGGGTTGTCAAGAATACCAATTATGATCGGTTTTCTTTACGGACCAACCTGAGCGGGCAGGTCAATAAATGGCTCAACTTTGGTTTAAACATTAACGGCTCCTATACTCGCCAGACCCTGGCTAACACCGTTGGGCGGTTGGGCATTGTTGGTAGTGCTTTAGTGATGGACCCCCGCGCAACGCCTTATAATGCCGATGGCTCGCTGGTTCCGTACATCAATGGAGTAGATGGCGTTTTTGGGTTTCCTAACCCACTCTACGTTCTCGAGAACGTGCAGCGACGACGGAACATTGCTGATCTATTGACCAATGGGTTCATTGAACTTTCATTTTTAAAGTATTTTAAGTTCAAAACGTCCGCCAATATCAAGCTAAACAATAATACTTTCAAGGAATACGTCCCCTCTACTATCGGTTTGAATCTGGCCTCGGGTTCATCGGGGGCACCACCCCAAAATGCCACAGAAACTGACCAGACGGAAGAGCTGACCAATTATTCACTCGATCAGTTACTTACGTTTAAACCACAGTTGCCGATAAACCATACCCTTGACGCACTGGTGGGTTACACCGCACAGCAGGAACGAGTACGTGGCTTTACGGGCACTGGCAATACGTTTCCCGATGATTTAGTGCCGTTTTTGGGATCGGCCTCGATTCGGTCGGCTAACTCCTATGAATTCGGATGGTCGCTACTGGCCTTTCTGGGCCGGGTTAATTATTCCTACAAAGATAAATACCTGATTTCGGCGACGTTCCGCAGAGAAGGCAGCTCGCGTTTCGGAGCCAACAGCAAGTACGGGAACTTCCCGGCAGCTTCCATCGGCTGGCGGCTGACCGAAGAAGGCTTTATGCCGAAAAAGGCATGGCTTTCTGACCTTAAACTTCGGGCCAGCTGGGGGGTAACGGGCAATAATGCCATTGGCAATTACCCAAGTCTGGCCTTCTTAGGGGCTAACAACTATATCCTGGGCAATGCCTTTGCTGCTGGCAAAAATGTCAGCTCGTTTGCCAATCAGAATTTGAAATGGGAAAAATCGAACCAGGTCGATATAGGCATGGATCTGGCCCTGTTCAACAGCAAGATGATTTTCAACGTCGAGTACTACAAAAAGATTACTAATGATATGCTGTTGCCAGTTTCGATCCCTTCGGTTTCTGGCTTTACTACTAGTTTAGCTAACATTGGTAAAGTAGAAAACCATGGCTTTGAAGTAGGAGCTGAATATCGCACGACCATTGGTTCGTTCAATTTTCGGACTAACGCCAACATCAGTTTCAACCGAAACAAGATTCTGGCCATTAAAGGGACCAACGACGCACTGTATTACGGCGAATTCTACAGTGGCTATAATGTTCAGAAAGTAGGACGCCCGGTTGGAATGATCTATGGGTACCAGAAAATAGGCATTTTCAATACCCAGGCCGAAATTGATGCGGCTCCTAAACAGGATGGTGCCATTCCCGGGGCGATGAGGTTTGCCGATACGAACGGTGACGGCGTCATCACCTACGATACCAAAGACATGGTCGAAATCGGCAATCCCAATCCGGCTTATACCTGGGCCTGGACTCTGGCGGGTGATTATAAGAAATTCGACTTTAATATCTTGTTTCTGGGTGCTCAGGATTTTGATATCTACCGCAACATTGAGTCATCGACCATGAATATGGACGGCGTCTTTAACGTGCAGAGGAAGGCAAAGGATCGGTGGCGTTCCCCCGAGAATCCAGGACCCAACCCATCGGATGTGCATTCACAGGGAGGCACCAGTTACTTTAAATGGTCACGCGAGAGCAGCAACCGATACGTCTACGATGCCAGCTATGTCTGGGTCAAAACCATTACCATTGGCTACAATTTACCCAAGTTCAAATCAATTTTGAGTAGTGCCCGGATTTTCGTTACCGGCAATAACTTATTCCTCTTCACAAAATATCCAGGCAGTAATCCCGACGTAAGTACCCGCAGTACAACCGAGCCGAGTATTGATGACGAGGCCTATCCCGTCCCCAGAACAATTGCTACTGGCATCAAGCTAAACTTTTAA
- a CDS encoding helix-turn-helix transcriptional regulator: MASYRKYFDDEQLESLSTQTPSWGVDILTVGHNVHQAQKNYPDPNHPNQYYFDWAEGRTLNEFQLVYIANGQGVFESQLIPPTLVEGGMALLLYPGLWHRFRPSPDTGWEEFWVGYRGHYAEYLMRQECFDPQQPLMHINFRAEMINVFTRLIDTLKYEGIAYQQIATCQVIQLLGLVYSSALLKDVSRNRKEQLVHQVRYHIQGAWNRPINFESIAKEMSVSYVWLRKVFKEVMDVAPGQYQLNLKMEKASQLLLETDLSISEVAYQCGFESLFHFSRLFRKKTNLSPTQYRLKNFSQP; encoded by the coding sequence ATGGCTAGCTACCGGAAATACTTTGATGATGAGCAATTAGAAAGTCTATCGACGCAAACCCCCAGTTGGGGCGTCGATATTCTGACGGTGGGGCATAATGTGCATCAGGCTCAAAAGAATTATCCTGACCCCAATCACCCCAACCAATACTACTTCGACTGGGCGGAGGGCAGAACCCTAAATGAATTTCAACTGGTATACATTGCCAATGGGCAGGGGGTATTTGAGTCTCAACTCATTCCGCCTACATTGGTTGAGGGAGGGATGGCGCTTCTCTTGTATCCCGGCCTATGGCACCGATTCAGGCCCTCGCCAGATACGGGTTGGGAAGAGTTTTGGGTCGGTTACCGGGGGCACTACGCCGAATACCTGATGCGTCAAGAATGCTTCGACCCGCAGCAGCCTCTGATGCACATTAACTTTCGAGCGGAGATGATCAACGTATTCACCAGGCTCATTGATACGCTTAAATACGAAGGAATTGCTTACCAACAGATTGCTACCTGTCAGGTCATTCAACTGTTAGGGTTGGTTTACTCTTCCGCTCTTTTAAAGGATGTAAGTCGCAACCGGAAGGAGCAACTTGTGCATCAGGTGCGGTATCACATCCAGGGTGCTTGGAATCGACCCATTAATTTTGAGTCAATAGCGAAGGAGATGAGTGTCAGCTACGTATGGCTTAGAAAAGTCTTCAAGGAAGTGATGGACGTAGCACCCGGACAATATCAGCTGAATTTGAAGATGGAGAAAGCAAGCCAATTGCTTTTGGAGACGGATTTATCTATTTCGGAAGTGGCGTATCAATGTGGGTTTGAGTCACTCTTTCATTTTTCAAGACTATTTCGTAAAAAAACAAATCTGTCCCCTACTCAATATCGACTTAAAAACTTCTCTCAGCCGTAG
- a CDS encoding RNA polymerase sigma factor, translating to MAAINTYEQNLLTALAKSDEGAFTEIYDTYWNLLLETAFQKLGDKNQAMDVVQDIFVKLWDNREKLDIQNLRAYLQMAVRYQVYNLIALQKVNDTYFQYLSLLDYSSSTTDHFLLYTELEHKFKVLLEQMPKKRKEVFDLRHVEGFSTKEIAAQLNITQKTVQNQLIKALDSIREILSVLLILLVNGIF from the coding sequence TTGGCAGCAATAAATACATACGAGCAAAATCTGCTGACCGCTTTAGCCAAAAGCGATGAGGGGGCTTTTACTGAGATTTACGACACGTATTGGAATTTATTACTCGAAACAGCCTTTCAGAAATTAGGCGATAAGAATCAAGCGATGGATGTCGTGCAGGATATCTTTGTGAAATTATGGGATAATCGCGAAAAACTGGACATTCAAAATCTCAGGGCTTACCTCCAAATGGCCGTTCGTTATCAGGTATACAACTTAATTGCCCTTCAAAAAGTAAACGATACCTATTTTCAATATTTATCGCTGCTTGATTATTCCTCCAGTACGACCGACCATTTTCTATTATATACGGAATTAGAGCACAAATTCAAAGTATTACTAGAACAAATGCCGAAGAAAAGGAAAGAGGTGTTTGACTTACGTCATGTCGAAGGTTTCTCAACCAAGGAAATTGCTGCACAGCTGAATATTACTCAAAAAACTGTTCAAAATCAGCTCATTAAGGCTCTGGATTCTATACGAGAGATCCTGTCTGTTTTACTTATATTACTCGTTAATGGTATCTTCTAA
- the pafA gene encoding alkaline phosphatase PafA: MLFRPIFLLSFCFVANAWAQPARNPSPPLAPKLVVGIVVDQMRADFLYRYEKKYGASGFKRLMKGGFTCYNTQFEYAMTATAAGHASIHSGSVPAIHGIVGNDWYDSSQAKGMYCVEDSSARLVGHPNAIPVRFSPRNLLVTTLADQLALATNFRSKAIGIALKDRSAILSAGHAARGAYWFDSRTGTWVTSSFYQSQLPAWVEAFNARKLPAAYSQRGWKTLRPVAEYTESTADDQPYEYKLPGKSTSSFPYEMAGPAGAVFELLTYTPWGNTLTKEMALAALKGENLGKGTTTDFLAISFSTPDLVGHSFGPTSVEQEDIFLRLDQELAHLLKSLDSWVGPDNYTVFLTGDHGVMDVPAYWQAHHLPAGLIDPRQVSQTLNQSLLDAFGPGNYIQMAQMNDQLYFNHALLREKNVSVSAVQQVLQESLTKISGVADLINLRTVAQANLPDSQLSLYKNSYHPQRSGDLQLIYQPGWFVGLPIGTTHGSAYTYDRQVPCIFYGRGIRRGETWRSTSPSDIAPTLSVLLRMLPPSGTTGHPISEALRP, encoded by the coding sequence ATGCTTTTTCGGCCTATCTTTTTGCTTAGCTTTTGTTTCGTAGCTAACGCTTGGGCTCAACCTGCCCGTAACCCCTCTCCCCCTCTAGCCCCTAAACTGGTAGTAGGTATTGTTGTCGATCAGATGCGAGCCGACTTCCTCTACCGCTACGAGAAAAAATACGGAGCCAGCGGTTTCAAACGACTCATGAAAGGAGGCTTTACCTGTTACAATACTCAGTTTGAGTATGCAATGACGGCCACCGCAGCGGGCCATGCTTCGATTCATTCAGGCTCCGTGCCCGCCATTCATGGGATTGTGGGCAATGATTGGTATGATTCCAGCCAAGCCAAAGGCATGTATTGCGTAGAAGATTCTAGTGCTCGACTGGTAGGTCATCCCAACGCCATACCCGTCCGTTTTTCCCCTCGTAACTTGCTAGTAACCACCCTTGCCGACCAGTTAGCTCTGGCCACCAATTTTCGCTCCAAAGCAATCGGTATTGCCCTGAAGGATCGCAGTGCTATTCTCTCGGCGGGCCATGCAGCCCGGGGAGCCTACTGGTTTGACAGCCGAACCGGCACCTGGGTGACCAGCTCTTTTTATCAGTCTCAACTGCCGGCATGGGTAGAAGCCTTCAATGCCCGCAAGCTGCCGGCGGCGTATAGCCAGCGGGGCTGGAAGACGCTACGACCCGTGGCCGAGTACACAGAGAGTACGGCTGATGACCAACCTTATGAATATAAACTGCCGGGCAAGTCTACCTCTAGTTTTCCTTACGAGATGGCGGGTCCCGCCGGTGCAGTGTTTGAACTCTTAACCTACACCCCCTGGGGTAATACCCTGACCAAGGAAATGGCTTTAGCTGCTTTGAAAGGAGAGAATTTAGGAAAAGGAACCACCACAGATTTTTTGGCCATCAGTTTTTCCACGCCCGACTTGGTCGGTCATTCCTTTGGGCCCACCTCGGTCGAACAGGAAGATATTTTCCTTAGACTAGATCAAGAATTAGCCCACTTACTAAAGTCCCTTGACAGCTGGGTAGGGCCGGATAATTATACGGTGTTTTTAACCGGTGATCATGGCGTGATGGATGTACCCGCTTACTGGCAGGCTCACCACCTGCCGGCGGGGTTGATTGATCCCCGTCAAGTAAGCCAGACTCTTAACCAGTCTCTGCTTGATGCCTTTGGCCCAGGAAACTATATTCAGATGGCCCAGATGAATGATCAGCTCTATTTCAATCATGCCTTGCTGCGAGAGAAAAACGTGTCGGTTTCAGCCGTTCAGCAGGTACTCCAAGAGAGCTTGACGAAGATATCCGGTGTAGCTGATCTCATTAACCTGCGAACTGTGGCTCAGGCTAACCTTCCGGATAGTCAATTGAGCCTGTACAAAAACAGCTACCACCCCCAGCGAAGCGGCGATTTGCAACTAATTTATCAGCCTGGCTGGTTTGTTGGACTACCAATTGGTACTACCCACGGCTCGGCGTATACGTATGACCGACAAGTGCCCTGCATTTTCTACGGAAGAGGTATTCGCCGGGGCGAAACCTGGCGTAGCACTAGTCCGTCTGACATTGCCCCTACTTTATCGGTACTGCTTCGGATGCTACCGCCCAGTGGTACGACGGGTCACCCCATTAGTGAAGCTCTACGACCCTAG
- a CDS encoding PadR family transcriptional regulator — MESSNTEYLRGTLKTIVLGLLAEKERMYGYEITQAVKERTSGEIVLTFGSLYPLLYKLEQEGLVQNESEEVEGRLRKYYALTTTGRQTARQKLLDFTHFTHLMNRLMQLPLSLATPPTPDPSAL; from the coding sequence ATGGAATCCTCTAATACAGAATACCTTCGGGGAACGCTCAAAACGATTGTATTAGGCTTACTCGCTGAAAAAGAGCGAATGTACGGCTATGAAATTACGCAGGCGGTTAAGGAACGTACCAGTGGTGAAATCGTACTCACCTTTGGCTCACTCTACCCCCTCTTGTACAAACTCGAACAAGAAGGATTGGTGCAAAACGAATCCGAAGAAGTAGAAGGTCGGCTGCGTAAATATTACGCTTTAACGACTACTGGTCGTCAGACTGCTCGTCAAAAATTACTGGACTTTACCCACTTTACCCACTTGATGAATCGTTTGATGCAGCTACCGCTTTCACTAGCTACTCCACCTACGCCTGACCCTTCCGCGTTATGA